CCACAATATATTCCAGTTGTCTATTTCTTACACGATAGTTGAATGCACAgagtacattattaattattataactgggTAGTTGAATGCCATCTCTCTTTGACGTCTCATCGTGTGTGCGTTTGAAGATCTAATGTTGTGTTGGTACCCTATCTACACCTTTTTACTTGTAATATCAATTTAGTTAGCCGattttacaatatacataatctGGTGGCTTTACCTTTCAAAATACTCAAAAAAGAGCGttttcagaagtgaaacttttttggcaagattcaaagataccaaaatcgacGCCTTTCTCCATGGCGTcgcggtattgccatgacgcgacattgaaattttactctcaacgcgcctacagaagtttcacttcaaaaatcatcttgttaaaatattgattagaaaattttatatttctaagCTTTCAAACATAGTAACAGATAttcagggtgtcccactgttggtatactaagatCAAAGCaggttttgcatacgctgagtacgtaaaaaatacttataaaattccagtcgcatttttttccaaatagatgaattcttcaAACTCTATGAGTACactgtacacccataacaagcatcCCGCCCAgctttgccaccagcacgtgagctatgctatcgtttaagatgtttatgttttcatagacaaaatgctcacattagagaagcggtgCCGGCTGCgtgaagctagagaagaaagcatggattttcagcaaaacatttttgacgaaattttgttgtttaagtattttttacgtgatcagtgcaTGCTacaaactacaagtcccttcgcgcttagtataccaatagtgggtcACCTTGTATTTATAGGGTTTACTTTCTCTTTCTAACTGAActttgtatataatttcaaaaaataacaacacaatacatttaaatatttttattcagtttggttcttatttctatattggtacaatttatataaatattcaaaattgtcaACAATGGTAAGTTCATTCTCTAGTGAGACTAGATTTTCTTCAGAGATTCTTCTTcatgtattttaaactttctttttatatatcCTATTAAAAAGAAAGTGTGTGCGGAGcacatgtgtcagaagtgaaacttctttggcaagatttaaggataccaaaatcgttgaCGTGACGGTATAGCCATGACGCGACgcaaaattttactctcaacgcgccttaAGAAGTTTCCACTTcaaaaatttctaaaataataattgatatttcaTTTATCACTGACATGCTATAAGCAGCTAGACTCACAATCTTATATTAAAGAGGTTTTCAACAAACACTTATTGTAATGAACACCTTATTACGTTGCAGTAATGTTCAAAGTCCATTGTATCACTCATTAGAAAACTCTGCCTGATACACgcgtaggcagagttttgtGTAGGACAATTTTAGAGCGTGTTTGTGAGTCTAGTTGTTTATTAAACGTCAATAattgtaacatatttttataatttgattaaaacctactttaaaattcaattaggcctaataataaatctataatggctcaatatttattacaataataacacCTAACGAgattcttaaaattaatattttatacacatttatatacaaaaacatatcaaaaataatacgTACATATAAATTCAAAGACATAGTAAAATCGAGACTAATTAACCtctcatataaaaattaaaaaaaaagtatgaaatgAGATTTGGCGGCAAAAAAGAGCTCAGattataaaagtatagaatatagatacagtaaattttaagtttaatacGTCATAGAATTTTTTTGCTGTCATGTCTTTTAAAAGTAAAGTCCAACTGTCCAAGAaggatgaaaatataaaaaatattttggtgaTATAATgcagtttataaaaaaaaatgtgtgcctgtattagtgtacacacgtaaaaaaaactatatatgcaactttacagaaatacgtcgaatcacgcttGGTAGGGAttagaaaaagatggcgcgtaacggaaaaatgtcacgcataacgaaaaaatgttacactaaatttttttccagccccgataaagaagtttcacttcaataaatggaaacttttatttaatctatatatcGTATTTACAgtaaaaactattttcttgttatattataaaatatcttttaggcttaaatacaagtaaaatttaaaatattgctttttaaATGAGATTGCTcctataaagtttttaaattgtaataaccATTCTGTGACAATGGACTtctatatttcaatttttgttttaaaaacattgcGTATGATGTGTTTAAAacttattgaaattttattatatattcaatgcaatattattctatattattatagcttTTCAGAAATACGCCATTTATTaacttaattttgtttatttaaataacacgTCATCCATATACCGATAACAAAACACGTCAATCGTGTAACAGTGTATTTACATCGAACGAAcatagagcaagagcattctttcaaattcaaattatatttatttgcaagaatgtagttacagaTTCTAGATGTTTCGtcatcttttagtgtaaacgaaaactcgtattcagtgttgttcagtattagaacattgcataggtatataatcttttcgaacgcactaagaatcacgaaagaatgctctacgcctttTTACACATAGTCCCCACTATGAGAAGAAGAGCATTCGCtggtttgatgtaaatgcaccgtaagaaaaacttaaagaaaatatttttttgtcagTCTGTTTGTACATACTTACACATAACGCAATGCGTggaatcataatattaacttttttgCAAACGAAGTCTCGGGTAGAAATTAGTATaagcaaaatatattataaagaggtgGGAACTGGGAAATCGCTTTTAAAACGGATTTTAATTGCGATTTATTTCTAATGAAGACTTTATCTGCCTTTTTTTAGACACATGATCTAAATTGacttaaacttttattttaataggttCAGtcgttttcaattattttacgaAAAAATATGAACATTGCTATACTTAGGtcagtttataaatttttgatttcTTAGTACCTTATATATTTCTACGTTCAAAGTATTTCTTTCCTATCTTGTTTTCATAACTAAAGGTTGTTTCATACAGAAACTCAGAGgcaagttaaaaataaaaactaacctcattttatagatttaaccCTCAAAATATAcgttataacaaaaatacattatttctaAACCCCCGGCGCAGTATTAACCAGTTTGCCATCTTTATTCAACTTGACATTTAGCAAAACGGGCGCTATTTTCTCACTAACTTCctttaaacttttattctTCCCGTGTACTAAAATGGCGTCATTTAGTCTCTCCCAAACTAAAGGATCGTCCAactttatatatgtatttaatgttaaatatgcCTTTAAATCACTATCTAGATTAGTTTTTTGATAAACATCATCTACAACTAGTATTACGATCCTGCCTTTAGTGTGTGCGGTGCGAAATTCCAAACTACCCCATATTGACTCAACGAAATCTTTCGACAAAACTATTATAGTACATCGCGATTGATCTATAGATCTCGCTATTTGTTCGGGGATCCAATCCCCGACCAGCCAATCACGAGTGTGTATGcacaattttaatttcttcctACCCTCCAAATTTGGTAGAATTTTATTCGTCACTATATTTTCGTCTTGGTGCGCATAACTTATGAAAGCGTCATATTTTATGTCTTCTGGTAAAACATCGGCGATTGTAAAACCGAGTTTACGAAGAATAATTCGTATGACAACACGGTTTTTGTAATAACTTAGTATCAaagttatagaaataatagtTAATAAGGCCAGAGAAGATATAGCTATAATAGCGTATCGCAGAACACATATAGAGTCGATATTTTTGGAAGAGATAACTTCAGAATTATCGCAAGCTATTAGACCATAGtctaaaatgttgtttttatattgtCGTAAGATTTGTAAACTGTTTTTATAGGAACAATCGCATTTAAATGGATTTTtcgataaatataaagaacagCTGTTTTTAAGTAATTCTATTGGTGCTTGAGTTAAGTTATTGTTACTTAAATCTATCGTAGTTGCAATATTAACTTTAGGCGCGTCTGTTAAATTTAAACCAGTTAAGTTAACCAACGTAACATAACTTGGTAAATAACTTAAATCTGTCGATTTTTTTAGACTTAATTCAGCGTTTTTCAACTCATCTGGTAAATCGGGCAGCAAATCGGTCAACTTGTCTAGCGATTTATTGCAATATATCTCATATTTTAAAGTCGCCGGTCGAACGAAGCAAGAACAATTTTGTGGGCAACGTTTGTATTCGCAAACCAATTTGTTGGGCGACAAGTTGGCCAACTTGTTGCCCGACAAATCGTTTGGTTTTACACACTGCGCGTTACCCAATATTAAACGACTATTTTTTggattatttttcatatatttgaGTAGTGTGTAAAGGGAACAGTCGCAGTTATATGGGTTATTGTCTAAGAGAATTTCCAGAGGTGTGTCGGTAGTGTCGGTACGATATATCGTGTCGGTTAGATATGTCGTGTCGGTTAGTCGGATCGTCGTGATGTTGTTGTGACGTAAGTCCACTGTGGCGGAGCCTATGAAGGATAGGTCGATGTCCTGTaacaaagattttttaattagtaaataatttggTAAATTAAGCAGTTtcttactatttttttatatattctttatctatgctaatattacaaagctgaagagttggtttgtttgaacgcactaatctcaggaactactggtccgatttgaaaacttctttcggtgttagatagcccatttatcgagcaaggctatatatcatcacgctaagactaacaggagcggagcaacgcgggtgcaaccgcggggcacagctagtaaataaatggCTTATATCCATGAAGCcgaaaattgtatattaactgtgtatataatgaaaaataaatcactacatagtataaaacaaagtcgctttctctgtccctttgtatgtttaaatctgtaaaactacgcaacggattttcatgcggtttttattaatagatagagtgattcaagaggaaggttttagtatataatttaggttttagacaaagcgggcgaagccgcgggcggtaagctagtaaaatataaaaaataaataaaaactcacAGTCACTTCATCGATCCTATTATATGATAGATCCAAATACTTCAAGTAGACCATCACACTTCGCCAATCTTCACAAATGTTACTTATTAAGTTATGATCCAGATCCAACTTAACTAGATCACTTAAACTTGATAACGGGGATTGGTGATCTAAGTTAGAATAGCCGGAGGGGGTAGGGGGGGTGAAAGTTAGGTAATTGTGGGAAATTGAGAGTACctgtaatgaaaaaatacattttcactATACTAtagtatcactacatagtataaaacaaagtcgctttctctgtccctatgtccctttgtatgcttaaatctttaaaactacgcaaccgattttgatgaggtttttttaatagatagagtgattcaagaggaaggttttagtatataatttataaggttttagacaaagcgggcgaagccgcgggcggtaagctagtataaatataaataaaatgtgcatataaataagaatatttaaaaaaattgtgtgtaccgagcacacgtgttagaagtgaaacttctttggcacagatacaaaaatcgtcgccttccatgacgtgacggtattgccatgacgcgactttGAAACTACTCTCAATGCGCTTAAAGTACTTTAGTACTTCAAGGGAAAACTttaatgaaacaattttttctagcaaaaaatacttttttgaattttaacagcatattaataaatttactgaaaacatttttttcatactGAAAAGTCTCAAAATGCTAAAATCTtagtataaatacaaattagttaagtaaaatatcaaattcaaatgattaaagatttatcattaatttattttttattgttgattCATTGTGATTCACAGGTTGTAAGGGATATCTTACCCGCAAGTTATTGACCAAGTCGAAAGTGTTCGTTTGCAACATTTTCAACTTATTGTTGTCTAAGTATAGTTCTTTCAAGTTAGATAGTCCCAAAAAAGCACCgctgcaataaaataaatacaaattataacagactagctgtgctctgcggtttcacccgcattgttccgctcctgttggtgttagcgtgatggtatatagccaatagccttcctcgataaatgagctatcgaacacctaaagaatttttcaaatcggacctgtagttcccgagattagcgttcaaacaaacaaactcttcagctttataatattagtatagattttttgatttgatttgatctattacatatttattgatgtctgaatctatactaatcacaggaactactggtccgatttgaattcTTCGGTGTTatatagctcatttatcgaggaaggctatattatatcatcacgctaagaccaacaggagcggagcactgcgggtaaaaccgcggggcgcagctagtcattgataatattaaggaaaataatattcagaTGGAGTTATGAGGTTCATATAAAATTAcggtcttactaataaaatgttacccattcgctttgcaatggattagttattgcaataaactgtcttgtttttatgattgacgtttcatgtgagcaagagcaggacacagctatggtagaaaatggtagaaatttatccattgtttaactttttattagtaaggcccACAGGTAAGGccgataaataaaaagtacttACCCGTCCAAATATCCCAATTTATTGTCGGTTACCCTCAAAACATTTAAACTGTTCAAAGTCGAAAATAAACCACTTGGCAACTCTGTCAAGTTATTGTAACTTAGATCCAATATTTCTAACTTAGTCTGATCTTGGAATAAGTTAGTTGGCAACACTTGTAACAAGTTGTGACTTAGATCCaagttatttaagtttatacCAGTAAAAACTGGATTAAGTGTTGCCAATTTATTGTATGAAAGatctattttttgtatgttagTACTGTTTGTAAATATATGGGGAGGTAATTCGGTAAGATCGTTTTCATGTAAGTCAAGGTTAGTCAGTGTTGGCAGGTTGGCGAACACTGAATCTTCTAGTTTTAACGGTATTCTGTTACCGAAGAGTaatatctgaaataaataatattaatgtaagtGTCacgttattttatgtttattagtcAATGTTGGTAGGTTggcaataatttttttcaagttAGCACATagtaactatattttatacaatagttaTATTAGGAAATCACTCTTTACTTGTACTttaaaaagttacatttgaaataaatattacatgtttatttattgtttttaaataaattaaaaaaaatattattattatattaatatacagaATGTTTGTCGTATTATTccaataatactataaagaTCTAtcaataattacattaaaacatACTAGTCGTCATTTAAAAATGTCATCTATCACTTAACAAAAATCCATCAAAATTACACCAGCCGTTACTTACCTCCCTAACTTCTTGCAGTCCTTTAAACGTGTCCGTCTGTATGACACTGAAGTCGTTATTATATAGATCCAAGTAAGTAATGTGGGGGGTGTTCGTGAATATGGTGTGGGGGAGGTGCGTTAGACCGTTCGAGTTTAAACTAACGTTTTGGAGATGAGGGAGGTCtggaaagaaaatatttatttgttgaaaaaaaataataatcatgcATAGCTTAAAAAACGACCACGGGTTCGATTCctggtggagacgaagaaaaaaaaatgtctcggtctggcaggacacagaacgctgatcacctacttgtccctaaagaaaatcgatcagagaaacagatgtatgcataatgcatctaccccaccccactaggggacatgggacttcattttttatagttttgtaTAGCTTAAAAAACAATGGTACAATACAGAAAGATTACATAAGAAACATTATTGGTCtaacaacaaaacaatttaaacacagttagcgtttagctactattatgtattctgtgacacagtctaactttaaaccagggatctgtcactttaatagttgtctatgtgaaatacgacaaaaccagattaaagagaacccgcgcttaaagttaaaccctgtctaaagttttttgtggtaagaccatatatttcaaaaatactgAGATGTGACACAATAGAACAAAAATTACGAAAATGGAAGATAGACCAcacttcaattaaaaatattgatttaatgattcatgaaatcggtccagtagttcctgagattagtacgttcaaacaaacacatgttcgagttatattaatattaatgaatgctcgataaataaaaaaaggagCGTGTGTGCTGAGCACACGTATCAgaattgaaacttctttggcaagattcaaagatatcaaagtcgttgccttactccatgacgtgacgttattgccatgacgcgaccttgaaattttactctcaatgcgcctaaagaagtttcactcaaAAAAggaatcgaaaaaaaaaattttttttgctttttttataattgtctTAAAAAAACTCACCGTCAAAAGCGTCCCCCTCTACTACCCCAACACTATTACCCCACAACGACACTTGCACCAACCCTGTTGAACCTTTAAACAAATTCCTATCCACTTTGGGTATAGCACTTTCAGCTATTTCGATCTTTTGCAGCGATTTAAGCGCTTTATGCATTGGTTGTATTATACCACCcgtgaattttaaatattgcagCGCTTTCAGGGTTGAAAGCGCTGTGTAGGGGATGGTTACGTTGGGTGCTGGAAACGAAATATAaggaatttataagtaatcaaggttttttgaaaaaaattttgagaaTTTATTGCCATTTTTTCTGATGTAAGCGGTTGATTTTAAGTCAATAAAAAATCTGTACCtcgaattattttttaacaaatttttaaattttttgagaactttttgtcattttttctGATGTAAGgttgattttaattcaataaaaaatctgtatctcgaattatgttttaacaaaaaatattatgcctTCTATTTGTATTAACTGGATAATTAATTGGGGCGAACCGGAAGGGCCCAATCaacaatcacaaaaaaaagTCGATTGTTAAAGTAAACAGTACAcaagcataaaataaaattaacataggGCAAAGTTAATTAATCATTACATCTATGTTAGTCTGTACAGTAATATATGGGTCTGTCAAACAACAATTACTTCTATTTGTACAATTCATAGTCTGttaccaaaattaataaaattaataaatacatttatcaaCTCACCCGCATACAAAAATACCACCGCTGTCACATTACCCAGCCCGTCAAAATGTCCCTCTGTCAGGTGTACATCCAAATGTTTGACCGTCAATCTCGTCACACCGTTCCCGTCAATGATATCTAGCACACATGACAGGGGTTGTGGGGGTTGACAGCTATCAAGTGTGAGGTATCTGACAGTTTTGGGtgcgtgcgtgtgtgtgtaGTTTGTGATGTACGGTTTGACTTGTTGTATGTGTGTACAGGTGTAGGTACTGTCCTGGAAGGATACAATTTTAAGGTGTTTTAttctttctttatattatatggtaaagcaatatattcaattttttgttttttaaaaattatatttttttccttaaaataggGGATAAAATACTTTTCCCCATTTATATTTAGctctttattctttattattgaCGTAAACTAAACAATTTGACTCAGAGTCTCGTCTAAAAATTGTACGAAACAAAACTCTGCCTGTGCATTTATGAGGCAGAGTTTTCTAATAAGCGATACAATCGATTTTGAACATTATTTCCACGAAAAAGTGCTAATTTTGAACGTGTTAATTATTTGACGACCTTTTGATAGGCGATTGTGAATTGTGAGTCTTCTTGTTTTTAgttcgttaattattatttttttaatttcaatttattctgTTTCACACAATAGCAtgaatatgaattatttttgggGGGGTAtgcaatatacataatttataactaccctcgtaaaatagaaaaaagatTCACATCTTTTATTCTATTTCTGGTTATGTTTACGTTATAATATATGAAgtctttattttacataacttaAAACTACCCCCAAAACAAGactttttgttcttttttctAATAACTTACTTCACAAACAACCTGCACGCCCTCCCCCCCACTGTCCACAGACACCGTGACCCTCTCTGGAAGGGCACACGACACCTCCACTTGAGCTATCATCTTGGTTGCTAGGCAACCGGACGTTATCCCCTCCCCTACCCATTGGTAAGCGCTGGAGTTGTATGGAAAGTCGCTGGAAAAGGAAAATTCATTTATAAGAGAAAGAtaaatgtgtgtttgttaGAAATTACataatgataaatttattatttaaaaaaaatcaaaaatataccaaagaagactgtaattttaaaataaaactaggtAGGTAAGGCACGCgaacgaagccgcgggcaaaAACCAAGTATTTCTATAGCTTATGTTTTATTCTAATTAATTTCTTGTAGATAAGCTTCATCACTATTCACTACTGAtaagtatcatcaaaatctgttcagtTGTTTTCACGTATAAGAATTAACTGAAACAGAATTTCATACTGATTGTCTTTTATTAGTCAACTATTTGGTCTAATAGACTACTGGTATATTGGTCTACTCACAGAAGATCATCGCCCCCGCAACTGCTGGCTACCAGCAGAGCCAGTAAGAAGCACTGTCTCATGCTGGGATACTACGGCCTTAGTTGCAGCATCACAGCatctgaaatataataatatgtatacttaCGTAATTTTGATCAATTATATCTATGTtacaataagtttattttaaaaattgttaacacGTACTAGTTAATgtggatttaatttttaatgaatgaaaatgaaaaataaaattcgatcacgaagCGGTATTCGAAGCCGCGTCGTCCGCCATTCAGGgcgataaaaatgtatatttataaagcactaGCTTTCTacacgcggcttcgcccgcgcagtcaaagaaaaacccgcatagttcccgttcccgtgggatttccgtgataaaacctatcctatgtcccggggtaaaaagtagccttcctttctcgggtatcaaaatatctctataccacatgcaaattggttcggtagttaaggcgtgattgagtaacagacagacagagttactttcgcatttataatattaagtatggatttgaatgccattaaaaccaaaatataaaaatggaaTGTGGATAGTATCCAGcaggtaggtaataaataatattatgtactttcgcatgcaaataattaacttgaaattacaacttatgtacctattgcACTTTTTGAGttgctataaaaatacaaaagagGGCagctatttcaaaaataaaataagctatatttttaaatattattaataccaAGCTAATACCATAATGTTGCGATTAAAAGGGATCATTTATAAAGAGATAAAAAGAGCATGTGGGCTGAGCACACTTGTcacaagtgaaacttctttggcaagattcaaagataccaaaatcgtcgctactccatgacgtgacggtttTGTCATGACGCGACATTGAAATTTTTCCCTGAACGcgtctaaagaagtttcacttcgaaaatctaCGGAACCCTTAGTgtcgcgagtccgactcgcactttaccgattttttacttttccacaAATATTTCCTTATAACAAAGAGCATTTAatctcattataatattaatataacacTTGATTACTAACCTttgacattataatatatatatacatgtCTCTTATCATTTACTGATAATGGTGTACAAATATTACTGTACTTAatgcaaaaatacatttaaaagccAATTAAGTACACTTAATTATcctgctaatattataaatgcgaaagtttgtaaggatgtatgtgtatgtatgttactctttcacgcaaatactactgaaccgattacaatgaaatgtaGCACACTTATAAAGGGTAActtagattaacacataggaaaggttttatcccggaaatcccacaggaacgggaactatgcgggttttctatgaaaacgcaagcgaagccgcggacggaaaaCTAGTCTCGATATAAAAGTGGCTAATCATTTATAagtaaaactagctttccgcccgcggcttcgcccgctttatctaaaacctaataaataatatactaaaaccttcctcttgaatcggGAAATCTAAAATCGGTTGCGTAGTTTTCAAGATtcaagcatacaaagggacatagggacagagtaagcgactttgttttatactatgtagtgatgatgatgaaaaacCCCCCacaatattgtttgttttcgtcaattaaaattaatacgtAGATAATATTAACGATTATTAAATAGCGGGTataattgatgacgtcacGTGGCGCGTGATTTCCCGCCATTTTGTCGCTTATTAATTATCTGTAAAactattgtgttttttttttattcgaattAAGACAAAGGAaaagttgtttcattttaagtaacattataaattaatttcatggttaggaattattataaagtccAATATTGTTGTTAtccatattataaagctgaagagtttgtttgtttaattgaaCGCGATAATATCAGGaactacgggtccgatttgaaaaactaTTTCCATGTTAGATAAAAGGCTATATCATAggcaataggagcggagcaattcGAATAAAATcgcagagcacagctagtaaagaAGAATCTTGTTCAAAAActcatttaaaaaagtttaagtCCAAGTTCAAACAAGAAAATACTATCGTGTTATTGGTAACTTTTATCACTTACGGAATACCTTTAGGtacttatctattaaaaaaacgcatcaaaattagtttcatagttttaaagatgtaagcatacatagggatatagggacagagaaagcgacttgttttatactatgaagTGTAAACTAGAAACGCAAACGAAACCATGTTGCAATACTAGTACTTATAGCAAATACAT
The Colias croceus chromosome 30, ilColCroc2.1 genome window above contains:
- the LOC123704619 gene encoding protein toll-like, encoding MRQCFLLALLVASSCGGDDLLDFPYNSSAYQWVGEGITSGCLATKMIAQVEVSCALPERVTVSVDSGGEGVQVVCEDSTYTCTHIQQVKPYITNYTHTHAPKTVRYLTLDSCQPPQPLSCVLDIIDGNGVTRLTVKHLDVHLTEGHFDGLGNVTAVVFLYAAPNVTIPYTALSTLKALQYLKFTGGIIQPMHKALKSLQKIEIAESAIPKVDRNLFKGSTGLVQVSLWGNSVGVVEGDAFDDLPHLQNVSLNSNGLTHLPHTIFTNTPHITYLDLYNNDFSVIQTDTFKGLQEVREILLFGNRIPLKLEDSVFANLPTLTNLDLHENDLTELPPHIFTNSTNIQKIDLSYNKLATLNPVFTGINLNNLDLSHNLLQVLPTNLFQDQTKLEILDLSYNNLTELPSGLFSTLNSLNVLRVTDNKLGYLDGGAFLGLSNLKELYLDNNKLKMLQTNTFDLVNNLRVLSISHNYLTFTPPTPSGYSNLDHQSPLSSLSDLVKLDLDHNLISNICEDWRSVMVYLKYLDLSYNRIDEVTDIDLSFIGSATVDLRHNNITTIRLTDTTYLTDTIYRTDTTDTPLEILLDNNPYNCDCSLYTLLKYMKNNPKNSRLILGNAQCVKPNDLSGNKLANLSPNKLVCEYKRCPQNCSCFVRPATLKYEIYCNKSLDKLTDLLPDLPDELKNAELSLKKSTDLSYLPSYVTLVNLTGLNLTDAPKVNIATTIDLSNNNLTQAPIELLKNSCSLYLSKNPFKCDCSYKNSLQILRQYKNNILDYGLIACDNSEVISSKNIDSICVLRYAIIAISSLALLTIISITLILSYYKNRVVIRIILRKLGFTIADVLPEDIKYDAFISYAHQDENIVTNKILPNLEGRKKLKLCIHTRDWLVGDWIPEQIARSIDQSRCTIIVLSKDFVESIWGSLEFRTAHTKGRIVILVVDDVYQKTNLDSDLKAYLTLNTYIKLDDPLVWERLNDAILVHGKNKSLKEVSEKIAPVLLNVKLNKDGKLVNTAPGV